Proteins encoded by one window of Phytohabitans houttuyneae:
- a CDS encoding phytoene/squalene synthase family protein encodes MDPALAAAYARCRALHRRHGRSYYLATRLLPAWKRRHVHALYGFTRYADEIVDRTDGLSNAERARQLADWSDRFIAGLAGERVDDPLLPAVLHTIDEFAMDRTDFATFLGSMAMDLEVRDYATYDDLLSYMEGSAAAIGTMMLPILEPADRAMAREPARQLGLAFQLTNFIRDVGEDLDRGRVYLPRADLDMFGVTRGTLRAAAERRESSPAIRALIAYEVGRAREHYAAAAPGVPMLAPASQACIRAAYHLYGGILDEVQRAGHDVFVRRAVVPNRRRLAMVARCLFTPPGTPVGLPAARGI; translated from the coding sequence ATGGACCCGGCACTCGCCGCCGCGTACGCGCGCTGCCGCGCCCTGCACCGCCGGCACGGCCGCAGCTACTACCTGGCTACCCGCCTCCTGCCTGCCTGGAAACGCCGCCACGTCCACGCGCTGTACGGGTTCACCCGCTACGCCGACGAGATCGTCGACCGCACCGACGGCCTCTCGAACGCCGAACGGGCGCGGCAGCTGGCCGACTGGTCGGACAGGTTCATCGCGGGGCTGGCCGGCGAGCGGGTCGACGACCCCCTCCTGCCCGCGGTGCTGCACACCATCGACGAGTTCGCGATGGACCGCACGGACTTCGCCACGTTCCTCGGCAGCATGGCGATGGACCTGGAGGTCCGCGACTACGCCACGTACGACGACCTGCTGTCCTACATGGAGGGTTCGGCCGCCGCGATCGGCACGATGATGCTGCCGATCCTGGAGCCCGCCGACCGCGCGATGGCCCGCGAGCCGGCCCGCCAGCTCGGCCTCGCCTTCCAGCTCACCAACTTCATCCGCGACGTGGGCGAGGACCTCGACCGCGGCCGGGTATACCTGCCCCGCGCCGACCTGGACATGTTCGGCGTCACCCGGGGCACCCTCCGCGCGGCCGCGGAGCGCCGCGAGTCCTCGCCCGCCATCCGGGCCCTCATCGCGTACGAGGTGGGGCGCGCCCGCGAGCACTACGCCGCCGCCGCGCCCGGCGTGCCGATGCTGGCACCGGCCTCCCAGGCGTGCATCAGGGCCGCCTACCACCTGTACGGCGGGATCCTCGACGAGGTACAGCGCGCCGGGCACGACGTCTTCGTACGGCGGGCGGTGGTGCCCAACCGGCGGCGCCTGGCCATGGTCGCCCGGTGCCTGTTCACACCGCCCGGCACGCCGGTCGGGCTCCCCGCGGCGAGGGGGATCTGA
- a CDS encoding cryptochrome/photolyase family protein, translating into MRTAVVLFTRDLRVRDNPALHAACAAAERVVPLFVVDPRIRSSPNRQRFLAECLADLRESFRARGGDLVVRHGDPVEEAVKVAREVDAFGIGLAADHSAYAATRQRRLTKACDAERLALKLFDGVTIVPPGALKPTGGGDHYRVFTPYWRAWQGVRRREVHAAPRRVTLPDGLAVGRLPTATVTGGSPDVVPGGEGAARERLSAFRRRAGGYAEGHDDLAGDRTSRLSPYLHFGCVSPLTVESAVDSPELVRQLCWRDFYHQVLAGFPELPRRAYRSGATEKWRDDHDALDAWKEGRTGVSIVDAGMRQLVAEGFMHNRARLVTASYLTKHLEVDWREGAAWFARWLLDADVANNWGNWQWVAGTGNDTKPYRRFNPERQAQRFDPDGEYRRRYLS; encoded by the coding sequence ATGCGGACGGCCGTCGTCCTCTTTACCCGTGACCTGCGCGTGCGCGACAACCCCGCGCTCCACGCCGCCTGCGCCGCGGCCGAGCGGGTGGTACCGCTCTTCGTGGTCGACCCGCGCATCCGCTCCTCCCCCAACCGGCAGCGCTTCCTCGCCGAATGCCTGGCGGACCTGCGCGAGTCCTTCCGCGCGCGCGGCGGCGACCTGGTCGTCCGCCACGGCGACCCGGTCGAGGAGGCGGTGAAGGTGGCCCGCGAGGTGGACGCCTTCGGGATCGGGCTGGCCGCCGACCACAGCGCGTACGCGGCCACCCGCCAGCGCCGCCTCACCAAGGCCTGCGATGCCGAACGGTTGGCGCTCAAGCTCTTCGACGGCGTGACGATCGTGCCGCCCGGCGCGCTGAAACCGACCGGCGGCGGCGACCACTACCGGGTGTTCACGCCGTACTGGCGGGCGTGGCAGGGGGTGCGCCGCCGCGAGGTGCACGCCGCACCGCGCCGGGTCACGCTTCCCGACGGGCTGGCGGTCGGCCGCCTCCCCACGGCGACCGTGACCGGCGGCTCGCCGGACGTGGTGCCGGGCGGCGAGGGCGCGGCCCGCGAGCGGCTGTCGGCGTTCCGGCGGCGGGCCGGTGGGTACGCGGAGGGCCACGACGACCTGGCCGGGGACCGGACGTCGCGGCTGAGCCCGTACCTCCACTTCGGATGCGTGTCACCGCTCACCGTGGAGTCCGCTGTGGACTCCCCCGAGCTCGTGCGGCAACTGTGCTGGCGGGACTTCTACCACCAGGTGCTCGCCGGATTTCCGGAGCTGCCCCGCCGGGCGTACCGCAGTGGTGCGACCGAGAAGTGGCGGGACGACCACGACGCCCTCGACGCGTGGAAGGAGGGGCGCACCGGCGTGTCCATCGTGGACGCCGGCATGCGGCAGCTCGTCGCCGAGGGCTTCATGCACAACCGCGCCCGGCTCGTCACCGCCAGTTACCTCACCAAGCACCTGGAGGTGGACTGGCGGGAGGGCGCGGCCTGGTTCGCCCGCTGGCTGCTCGACGCCGACGTCGCCAACAACTGGGGCAACTGGCAGTGGGTGGCGGGCACCGGCAACGACACCAAGCCGTACCGCCGCTTCAACCCGGAGCGGCAGGCGCAGCGCTTCGACCCGGACGGCGAGTACCGCCGCCGCTACCTGAGCTGA
- a CDS encoding pyridoxamine 5'-phosphate oxidase family protein codes for MPTASRPHMPDYGVAAPNAGSGLLPWSWAAERLERSHDYWVATIHPDGHPNMTPVWGVWDGEAVWFSCGPRSRKARNLERDPRATVTTSDPNEPVILEGTVVREAGRSANEAFTERVNAKYGGGLAVDFFLANATYRLVPTWAMGMVEADFSGSPTRWIFT; via the coding sequence GTGCCCACCGCCAGTCGCCCGCACATGCCGGACTACGGGGTCGCCGCCCCGAATGCCGGCAGCGGGCTGCTGCCCTGGTCGTGGGCGGCCGAGCGGCTGGAGCGCTCCCACGACTACTGGGTGGCCACCATCCACCCCGACGGCCATCCCAACATGACGCCGGTGTGGGGCGTGTGGGACGGCGAGGCGGTGTGGTTCAGCTGCGGGCCGCGTTCCCGCAAGGCGCGCAACCTGGAGCGTGACCCCCGCGCCACAGTCACCACCAGCGATCCGAACGAGCCGGTGATCCTGGAGGGCACGGTCGTGCGGGAGGCCGGGCGGTCGGCAAACGAGGCGTTCACCGAGCGGGTCAACGCCAAGTACGGCGGGGGCCTCGCCGTCGACTTCTTCCTCGCCAACGCGACGTACCGGCTGGTGCCCACGTGGGCGATGGGCATGGTCGAGGCCGACTTCAGCGGCTCACCGACCCGCTGGATCTTCACCTGA
- a CDS encoding GNAT family N-acetyltransferase, with amino-acid sequence MTELRTERLLLRHWREGDLDPWAALNADPEVRAHLGGPRTREQSAASMAEFEADLTARGWGWWAVEVVASGELAGFAGLDPVDEERTFGGIEIGWRLARSAWGHGYATEAARAVLAYGFDTLELPEIVAETMQDNVRSQAVMRRLGMTHVPAYDFTEADGRHVVFRIARP; translated from the coding sequence GTGACTGAGCTGCGCACCGAGCGGCTGCTGCTGCGCCACTGGCGGGAGGGCGACCTCGACCCGTGGGCGGCGCTCAACGCCGACCCCGAGGTCCGCGCCCACCTGGGCGGCCCGCGCACGCGCGAGCAGAGTGCCGCGTCGATGGCCGAGTTCGAGGCTGACCTCACCGCGCGCGGCTGGGGCTGGTGGGCGGTCGAGGTGGTGGCGAGCGGCGAGCTGGCCGGCTTCGCGGGGCTCGACCCGGTCGACGAGGAGCGGACATTCGGCGGCATCGAGATCGGCTGGCGCCTGGCCCGGTCCGCGTGGGGCCACGGCTACGCGACCGAAGCGGCCCGGGCGGTGCTCGCGTACGGGTTCGACACGCTCGAGCTGCCCGAGATCGTGGCCGAGACGATGCAGGACAACGTGCGCTCACAGGCGGTCATGCGCCGCCTCGGCATGACGCACGTGCCGGCCTACGACTTCACCGAGGCCGACGGCCGGCACGTGGTCTTCCGCATCGCGCGCCCGTGA
- a CDS encoding alpha/beta fold hydrolase, whose protein sequence is MTIAHRTVDVDGIRTFYREAGPPGAPVVLLPHGYPSSSFQFRHLMAALADGWRLVAPDYPGFGYSAAPDGFAYTFDAYAGFLRRFVDLLGLDRYAIYLQDYGSQFGLRLAMSAPERVAALIIQNGDIYPDEHGPKYAPLKEYWADPTPEGREKLKAAVSEEGFRDEFVGEIPAHLRERVSPDLWRLSWAVLGDPVRREHVTTLLADQGSTVAWFGRQQAYLREHRPPALIVWGPHDGYMPAGAARAYLRDLPDAELHLLDGAGHWLLETHLEEAAALIRDFLGRVHR, encoded by the coding sequence ATGACGATCGCGCACCGCACCGTCGACGTGGACGGCATCCGCACCTTCTACCGCGAGGCCGGGCCGCCGGGCGCGCCGGTCGTGCTGCTGCCGCACGGGTACCCCTCGTCGTCGTTCCAGTTTCGCCACCTGATGGCCGCGCTGGCCGACGGGTGGCGGCTTGTCGCGCCCGACTACCCCGGCTTCGGGTACAGCGCCGCGCCGGACGGCTTCGCGTACACGTTCGACGCGTACGCCGGCTTCCTGCGCCGGTTCGTCGACCTGCTCGGCCTCGACCGGTACGCGATCTACCTGCAGGACTACGGCTCCCAGTTCGGCCTGCGGCTGGCCATGTCGGCGCCGGAGCGGGTCGCCGCCCTGATCATCCAGAACGGTGACATCTACCCGGACGAGCACGGGCCGAAGTACGCGCCGCTCAAGGAGTACTGGGCCGACCCCACGCCCGAGGGCCGGGAGAAGCTGAAGGCGGCGGTGAGCGAGGAGGGCTTCCGGGACGAGTTCGTGGGCGAGATCCCCGCGCACCTGCGCGAGCGGGTCAGCCCCGACCTGTGGCGGCTGTCGTGGGCGGTGCTGGGCGACCCGGTACGCCGCGAGCACGTCACGACGCTCCTCGCCGACCAGGGCAGCACGGTGGCGTGGTTCGGGCGGCAGCAGGCGTACCTGCGCGAGCACCGGCCGCCCGCGCTGATCGTGTGGGGACCGCACGACGGGTACATGCCGGCCGGCGCGGCGCGGGCCTACCTGCGCGACCTGCCGGACGCCGAGCTGCACCTGCTGGACGGTGCGGGGCACTGGCTGCTGGAGACGCACCTGGAGGAGGCGGCCGCCCTGATCCGCGACTTCCTCGGTCGCGTGCACCGTTAG
- the ligA gene encoding NAD-dependent DNA ligase LigA encodes MRDLVDPVDPVVDAAEAAPFEDAGEYRAAVERIRGAAEAYYSGSDLAMDDATYDGLMARVLATEATRPEWKEAGSPTEAVGAGGGVVGDIVHSEPMLSLDNVFGEDELRKWAERLEKILGRPVSGYTVEPKIDGLAIAARYTDGVLTLVATRGDGFAGEDVTAQARRAAGLPARLRQPVTVEVRGEVFMTDDDFVAAQAMRTGNGEPPFAHPRSAAAGTLRAPKRPYDAPLSFLAYSVHGIPEPMAQSAAMAWLAELGTATTAYSLCATVEEVKAAVEAITAARGTLGYGVDGAVVKADQPADRAGAGSSSRAPRWGVAYKFPADTRTTKLLRIEVQVGRTGVITPVAVLEPVQVGGVIVTSATLHNFEDLVRRNVRAGDTVFVRRAGDVIPEVTGAQLDLRPEDSEPFEPPAACPRCGGEIDRSQKRWRCTQGRACGANISLEYYVARTSMDIEGLGDRILQAVVTAGLVTDPADLYDLDVPTLAALERLGDVSATKLVNNIQGSKSRPLSRVLTALGVRMMGRSMSRRLAAHFGTMDALLAASVDELQRVDGVGPERAVTIAAELVELTPLITKLAARGVNMTEPRGAAPAASASALPLQRADGSPMTVVVTGAVPGLTRDEGNEAVERLGGKPSGSVSKKTDLVVVGDGAGSKATKAEQLGIRILPADRFATLLQAHDAGDQDAVADILA; translated from the coding sequence ATGCGGGACCTGGTGGATCCGGTCGATCCGGTCGTGGACGCGGCGGAGGCGGCACCGTTCGAGGACGCCGGGGAGTACCGCGCGGCGGTCGAGCGGATCCGGGGCGCCGCGGAGGCGTACTACAGCGGGTCCGACCTGGCGATGGACGACGCCACGTACGACGGGCTGATGGCCCGCGTGCTGGCCACCGAGGCGACCCGGCCGGAGTGGAAGGAGGCCGGCTCGCCCACCGAGGCTGTCGGCGCCGGCGGCGGCGTGGTCGGCGACATCGTGCACAGCGAGCCGATGCTGAGCCTCGACAACGTCTTCGGCGAGGACGAGCTGCGCAAGTGGGCCGAGCGCCTGGAGAAGATCCTCGGCCGCCCGGTCAGCGGGTACACGGTGGAGCCGAAGATCGACGGTCTGGCGATCGCGGCGCGGTACACCGATGGGGTCCTGACCCTGGTGGCGACGCGGGGTGACGGGTTCGCGGGCGAGGATGTGACCGCGCAGGCCCGCCGTGCCGCGGGCCTGCCGGCGCGGCTGCGCCAGCCGGTGACCGTCGAGGTGCGCGGCGAGGTCTTCATGACCGACGACGACTTCGTCGCCGCGCAGGCGATGCGCACCGGCAACGGCGAGCCGCCGTTCGCGCACCCGCGCAGCGCCGCGGCGGGCACCCTCCGCGCGCCGAAGCGGCCCTACGACGCGCCGCTGTCCTTCCTCGCGTACTCGGTGCACGGCATCCCCGAGCCGATGGCGCAGTCGGCGGCGATGGCGTGGCTGGCGGAGCTGGGGACGGCCACCACCGCGTACTCGCTCTGTGCCACGGTCGAGGAGGTGAAGGCGGCGGTCGAGGCGATCACCGCCGCCCGCGGCACGCTCGGCTACGGGGTCGACGGCGCGGTGGTCAAGGCCGACCAGCCCGCGGACCGCGCGGGCGCCGGCTCGTCCAGCCGCGCGCCGCGGTGGGGCGTGGCTTACAAGTTTCCGGCCGACACCCGCACGACCAAGCTGCTGCGCATCGAGGTCCAGGTCGGCCGCACCGGCGTGATCACTCCGGTCGCGGTGCTCGAGCCGGTGCAGGTGGGCGGCGTGATCGTCACCTCGGCCACGCTGCACAACTTCGAGGATCTGGTACGCCGCAACGTGCGCGCCGGCGACACCGTCTTCGTCCGCCGCGCCGGCGACGTGATCCCCGAGGTCACGGGCGCGCAGCTCGACCTGCGGCCGGAGGACTCGGAGCCGTTCGAGCCGCCGGCCGCCTGCCCCCGCTGCGGCGGGGAGATCGACCGGTCGCAGAAGCGGTGGCGGTGCACCCAGGGCCGGGCGTGCGGCGCCAACATATCGCTGGAGTACTACGTCGCCCGCACCTCCATGGACATCGAGGGCCTCGGCGACCGCATCCTGCAGGCGGTGGTCACCGCGGGCCTGGTCACCGACCCGGCCGACCTCTACGACCTGGACGTGCCCACCCTCGCCGCCCTCGAACGGCTCGGCGACGTCTCCGCCACCAAGCTCGTCAACAACATCCAGGGCTCCAAGTCGCGGCCCCTGTCCCGCGTGCTGACCGCGCTCGGCGTGCGCATGATGGGCCGCTCGATGTCACGGCGCCTGGCCGCGCACTTCGGCACGATGGACGCGCTGCTCGCCGCCTCGGTCGACGAGCTGCAGCGGGTCGACGGGGTGGGCCCGGAGCGCGCGGTCACGATCGCCGCCGAGCTCGTCGAGCTGACCCCGCTCATCACGAAGCTCGCCGCCCGCGGCGTCAACATGACCGAACCCCGCGGGGCCGCTCCCGCCGCGTCCGCGTCCGCGCTGCCGCTCCAGCGCGCGGACGGCTCGCCGATGACGGTGGTGGTGACCGGCGCGGTGCCCGGCCTCACCCGCGACGAGGGCAACGAGGCGGTGGAGCGGCTGGGCGGCAAGCCCTCCGGCTCCGTCTCGAAGAAGACCGACCTCGTCGTGGTCGGCGACGGCGCCGGCTCCAAGGCCACGAAGGCCGAGCAGCTCGGCATCCGCATCCTGCCCGCCGACCGCTTCGCCACCCTGCTCCAGGCCCACGACGCCGGCGACCAGGACGCCGTCGCCGACATCCTCGCCTAG
- a CDS encoding copper resistance CopC family protein yields the protein MRPLPATLRRAVSASLALLLATAVAVLAAAPPATAHGTLAMSTPAEGATVTEPLSAVELYFTEKVASNAYFTITAPGGGRLDNGWTYGSPKPLAKPVREYFMVEGKFEPREYTTGFPAVVTVAHLPAAGQYSVSYLSVASDGEPVRGTMTFTYSGRATAAPQGWSVPTNQPDPALVAAAEQHGTSGHGSTGAAAAPPASSPPAAAAPAPAEDEGGSGWIAWSGWAVAIAAAVAGFVGWRRKAVPAGRPSGRTRSSGGASRQRAGGNRPGTKAAASARSGSAAGKGTPSPERSGAGRGMSSPERSGAGKGAALSDRNGGSAGGTGTATPDSGGGSAGGAAGKAGGSGGGAGNGRRVTIPAARKPGSVVTASAQPASKEPAGEPEPAEGGDRRVSDVDEVAPAGGLTNTRLALVAGGLVVALLAGFGLGRLGGDGERAGGGAAATVPAGAATGGAVSAGDGHQHPAGTGAHSHPGDGSGGEAQATGMSVSGGGYTLRPERRTQAAGSTVNYTFRVVGADRQPATRFAVVHDKPLHLVVVGRDLSGYQHLHPAMAPDGTWSVPLKLARAGGYRVYADFTVTAADGTQLPLVLGVDHHVPGAHTPAALPPAAPQATAGPFAVSMEGTPTVGVTAPMFFRVSRTGAPGPATLERYLGAYGHLVVVREGDLGYVHVHPEAELVDGAVKFWLTAPSAGRYRAFFDFQVGGQVHTAEYTIDIP from the coding sequence ATGCGCCCCCTCCCCGCCACGCTGCGCCGCGCGGTGTCCGCCTCGCTCGCGCTCCTGCTCGCCACGGCCGTCGCCGTGCTCGCCGCCGCTCCGCCCGCCACCGCACACGGCACGCTCGCGATGTCGACGCCGGCCGAGGGCGCCACGGTGACGGAGCCGCTGTCGGCCGTCGAGCTGTACTTCACCGAGAAGGTCGCGTCGAACGCGTACTTCACGATCACCGCGCCGGGTGGCGGCCGCCTCGACAACGGCTGGACGTACGGCTCGCCGAAGCCCCTCGCCAAGCCGGTGCGCGAGTACTTCATGGTGGAGGGCAAGTTCGAGCCGCGGGAGTACACGACGGGCTTCCCGGCGGTGGTGACGGTGGCGCACCTGCCGGCCGCCGGGCAGTACTCGGTCAGTTACCTGTCGGTCGCCTCGGACGGCGAGCCGGTGCGGGGCACGATGACCTTCACCTACAGCGGCAGGGCGACGGCGGCGCCGCAGGGGTGGAGCGTGCCGACCAACCAGCCGGACCCCGCGCTGGTGGCGGCCGCCGAGCAGCACGGCACGTCCGGCCACGGCTCGACCGGCGCCGCCGCGGCACCGCCGGCCTCGTCGCCCCCAGCGGCGGCCGCTCCCGCTCCGGCCGAGGACGAGGGCGGTTCGGGCTGGATCGCCTGGTCGGGCTGGGCGGTGGCGATCGCGGCCGCCGTGGCCGGCTTCGTCGGCTGGCGGCGCAAGGCCGTGCCGGCGGGCCGTCCGTCCGGGCGGACCCGCTCCTCGGGCGGCGCGTCCCGGCAGCGCGCCGGCGGCAACCGGCCGGGCACCAAAGCGGCGGCGTCCGCGCGCAGCGGCAGCGCGGCCGGCAAAGGCACGCCCTCGCCGGAGCGGAGCGGGGCCGGCAGAGGCATGTCCTCGCCGGAGCGGAGCGGGGCCGGCAAGGGCGCGGCGCTGTCCGACCGGAACGGCGGCTCGGCGGGCGGCACGGGGACGGCCACGCCGGACAGCGGCGGCGGCTCAGCCGGGGGAGCGGCGGGCAAGGCCGGCGGCTCGGGCGGGGGAGCGGGCAACGGTCGGCGGGTGACGATTCCCGCGGCCCGCAAGCCGGGGTCGGTCGTCACCGCCAGCGCGCAGCCCGCGTCGAAGGAGCCCGCGGGTGAGCCGGAGCCGGCGGAGGGCGGCGACCGTCGCGTGTCCGATGTGGACGAGGTGGCGCCGGCCGGAGGGCTGACGAACACGCGGCTGGCGCTGGTGGCGGGCGGACTTGTGGTGGCGCTGCTGGCCGGGTTCGGGCTGGGGCGGCTGGGCGGGGACGGCGAGCGCGCCGGCGGCGGTGCGGCGGCGACGGTGCCCGCCGGTGCGGCCACCGGCGGCGCGGTCAGCGCGGGCGACGGGCACCAGCATCCGGCCGGTACCGGTGCGCACAGCCACCCCGGCGACGGCAGCGGCGGCGAGGCGCAGGCGACCGGCATGAGCGTGAGCGGCGGCGGGTACACGCTGCGGCCGGAGCGGCGCACGCAGGCGGCGGGGAGCACCGTGAACTACACGTTCCGCGTCGTGGGCGCGGACCGGCAGCCGGCGACGCGCTTCGCGGTGGTACACGACAAGCCCCTGCACCTGGTGGTCGTCGGCCGCGACCTTTCGGGGTACCAGCATCTGCATCCGGCGATGGCCCCCGACGGCACCTGGAGCGTCCCCCTCAAGCTGGCCCGCGCCGGTGGTTACCGGGTCTACGCCGACTTCACGGTGACCGCGGCCGACGGCACCCAGCTGCCGCTCGTGCTCGGCGTCGACCACCACGTGCCGGGCGCGCACACCCCGGCCGCGCTGCCACCGGCGGCGCCGCAGGCGACGGCCGGGCCGTTCGCGGTGTCGATGGAGGGCACGCCGACGGTCGGCGTGACGGCGCCGATGTTCTTCCGGGTCAGCCGCACGGGCGCGCCCGGTCCCGCGACGCTGGAGCGGTACCTGGGCGCGTACGGCCACCTTGTCGTGGTGCGCGAGGGCGACCTCGGCTACGTCCACGTCCACCCGGAGGCGGAGCTGGTGGACGGCGCGGTGAAGTTCTGGCTGACCGCACCGAGCGCCGGCCGCTACCGGGCGTTCTTCGACTTCCAGGTGGGCGGCCAGGTGCACACCGCGGAGTACACAATAGACATTCCCTAG
- a CDS encoding GntR family transcriptional regulator → MLTGGADKAAEARARLLDLIDSLPTGERIPAERELAERWSVARMTLRKAIDRLVLDGLLERRQRQGTYTCRPRVPRHLTIASFTEEMTRRGVRASNKTLDLRRMRATVQMARQLRVPEGDPVTRFIRLRLGDDEPLAVETNLVPARLFPDLTEADLEGSWYALMAERYGIDIISGTAHVEPALPDQRTAELLCIPATQPCFRIQTLVRDRRGRVVEYGESMYRGDYYTITVELLPTAGDRTVRDRLT, encoded by the coding sequence GTGCTGACGGGAGGGGCCGACAAGGCGGCGGAGGCGCGGGCCCGCCTGCTCGACCTGATCGACTCGCTGCCCACCGGGGAGCGGATCCCCGCCGAGCGGGAGCTGGCCGAGCGCTGGTCGGTGGCCCGCATGACGCTGCGCAAGGCGATCGACCGGCTCGTCCTGGACGGGCTGCTGGAGCGCCGGCAGCGCCAGGGCACCTACACCTGCCGGCCCCGGGTGCCACGGCACCTGACCATCGCCTCGTTCACCGAGGAGATGACCCGGCGGGGCGTGCGGGCCAGCAACAAGACGCTGGACCTGCGGCGCATGCGGGCCACGGTGCAGATGGCCCGCCAGCTGCGGGTGCCCGAGGGAGATCCGGTGACCCGCTTCATCCGGCTGCGGCTCGGCGACGACGAGCCGCTCGCGGTGGAGACCAACCTGGTGCCGGCGCGCCTCTTCCCCGACCTCACCGAGGCGGACCTGGAGGGCTCCTGGTACGCGCTGATGGCGGAACGCTACGGGATCGACATCATCTCCGGCACGGCACACGTCGAGCCGGCGCTGCCTGACCAGCGGACTGCCGAGCTGCTGTGCATCCCCGCCACCCAGCCGTGCTTCCGCATCCAGACGCTGGTGCGGGACCGGCGGGGGCGCGTCGTCGAGTACGGCGAGTCGATGTACCGCGGCGACTACTACACGATCACCGTTGAACTCCTGCCGACCGCCGGTGACCGCACGGTTCGCGACCGGTTGACCTGA
- a CDS encoding ABC transporter substrate-binding protein — protein sequence MAFVLAVAVAGTGALTACGGDDEGGDGNVTLTFWTHTHPPMIDLNKKLIAEYESKHPNVKIEYQQIPNTEFATKMLTSLSTGAGPDIINMDDNALRGEYFPKRLLSPIDPAGFGKSSVEEVEAEYVPGTLDGAKDAEGKLYGVPSEFNGTAFAINTKHFKDAGLDPANPPKTWQDVVDYGKKLNAAGHKQAFNFLYLHSGWYNQWFQTLANQTGGSILSQDGKTATLTSDGSKKALQLWVELARTSGIADPKTSSRDATAPYQDLASGVQSMAIVYPWSMDQIKGSNPDTYKDLAVVPLPQVDAAAQPVSRVYGYFWSVNAASKRKSEAWQFIAYLASARDRWLTDVSFVQPVKGWESSAPAKQIPFIDVIAQAYANGRYDQVGPHWNEVQDTIHKAVDEAVFDGKPVDQVLTEANEAVQRSIGS from the coding sequence ATGGCTTTTGTCCTAGCGGTCGCCGTGGCCGGCACCGGCGCGCTCACCGCGTGCGGCGGCGATGACGAGGGCGGGGACGGCAACGTGACGCTCACGTTCTGGACCCACACCCACCCGCCGATGATCGACCTCAACAAGAAGCTGATCGCCGAGTACGAGAGCAAGCACCCCAACGTCAAGATCGAGTACCAGCAGATCCCGAACACCGAGTTCGCCACGAAGATGCTCACCTCGCTGAGCACCGGCGCGGGCCCGGACATCATCAACATGGACGACAACGCGCTGCGCGGCGAGTACTTCCCCAAGCGCCTGCTGTCCCCGATCGACCCGGCCGGCTTCGGCAAGTCCTCCGTGGAGGAGGTCGAGGCGGAGTACGTACCCGGCACGCTCGACGGCGCCAAGGACGCCGAGGGCAAGCTGTACGGGGTGCCGAGCGAGTTCAACGGCACCGCGTTCGCCATCAACACCAAGCACTTCAAGGACGCCGGCCTCGATCCCGCCAACCCGCCGAAGACGTGGCAGGACGTCGTCGACTACGGCAAGAAGCTCAACGCGGCCGGGCACAAGCAGGCGTTCAACTTCCTGTACCTGCACTCCGGCTGGTACAACCAGTGGTTCCAGACGCTCGCCAACCAGACCGGCGGCTCGATCCTGTCGCAGGACGGCAAGACCGCCACGCTCACCTCGGACGGCAGCAAGAAGGCGCTGCAGCTCTGGGTGGAGCTGGCCCGCACGTCCGGGATCGCCGACCCCAAGACGTCCTCGCGCGACGCGACCGCGCCGTACCAGGACCTGGCCAGCGGCGTGCAGTCGATGGCCATCGTCTACCCGTGGTCGATGGACCAGATCAAGGGGTCGAACCCGGACACGTACAAGGACCTCGCCGTCGTGCCGCTCCCCCAGGTCGACGCGGCCGCGCAGCCGGTCAGCCGGGTGTACGGCTACTTCTGGTCGGTCAACGCGGCGAGCAAGCGCAAGAGCGAGGCGTGGCAGTTCATCGCGTACCTGGCCAGCGCGCGGGACCGCTGGCTGACCGACGTGAGCTTCGTGCAGCCGGTCAAGGGCTGGGAGAGCAGCGCGCCGGCCAAGCAGATCCCGTTCATCGACGTGATCGCGCAGGCGTACGCCAACGGCCGGTACGACCAGGTCGGCCCGCACTGGAACGAGGTGCAGGACACCATCCACAAGGCGGTCGACGAGGCGGTGTTCGACGGCAAGCCGGTCGACCAGGTGCTCACCGAGGCCAACGAGGCCGTACAGCGGAGCATCGGCTCTTGA